Genomic segment of Streptomyces sp. NA02950:
GCTGCCGCACCAGCCGTATCACCAGCAGCATGGCCAGATTGCCCATGGCCTCCGCGTGCGCACGGACCAGTTCCTCCCCGGCGGGCCGCACCGACGGGGAGAGCGCCCGGGTGAACGAGGCGCGCACCGGGGCGGGGAGCGCCTCCGCCCGGCTCATGTAGAACGGCATCAGCAGCACCACCGCCAGGGCCCAGGACTCCTGGCCCTCCTCCTCGGGCAGCGCGGCGCGGAACCAGTGCAACAGCCCGGCCGTGTACAGCACCTGGGCGTCCACGCCCCGCGGAGTGGCCAGGAACGCCAGCAGCCCGTCGGCCTCCTCCCCGGCCTGCGGGGCGTGCACCCCCGACAGATCGCCGGCACGGACCGCCAGGTCCAGCCGGGACTGCACGGCCGCGAGCAGCCGGTCACGCATCGTTCCCCCTCCCATGGCCCAGTGGTGCGGTGCGGGTCCGGGGGCACGGGCCGCCGCGCCCCGGACGCCGGTGGTTCACACGCCCTTGCGGAACCGCTCGGTGACCGACGCCCCGCGGCCCGGCCGGATCGGCCGGAGCTCGTCGTCGAACCGGTCCAGCAGCTCGTCCAGATGCACATCGACCGCGGCCTCCACCAGCTCGGCGTACGCCTCGGCCGTCTCCCGCGCCCGCCGCCGGCAGACCAGGGCCGCCCCCAGGCCCACCACCGCGCCCGGCCACCACAGCACCCCCAGCGCCCCGTACAGCACCGCCCAGCCGCCCAGCGCCGCCGCCTCGTCGAAGCCCTGTCTGCTGTCGGTCAGCGGCTGCCGGGTGGTGTCCGGCAGCAGCAGCCACAGCCGGGGCCAGGCCGCGGTGAGATCCAGCGCGTACTGGTCCCGTACCCGGGCGGCCGGGGCCGCCAGCCGGTCCCCGGTCCAGGTGGGCCGCCGGGGCTCGGTGAGCGCCACCGCGTTGCGCAGCGCGGCCAGTTCACCCAGCCGGTGCGCGTCCTCGCCCGCCTCCCGGGCCGCCTCGTACGCCGCGTCGTGCCGCCGCCAGGCCGCGACCCGCCGGGCCGTCAGCCGCCGGTCCAGCGGACGTACGAAGAACGGCCACCGTCCGGACAGCACGGACGCCACCGGCCCGCCCAGCGCCCGCGCCACCAGCGCGACCGCCACCGACACCGCCACCACGCCCATCACCAGCATCACGGTCCGCGCCGACCCCGCCGCCTGCTGGTCCGCCCCGCCCACCGCCGCGAACTCGCCGAGCGTGCGCCACAGCAGCCCGGTGTCCCACCAGCGCCGCTGGCCCAGCGCCGACGCCACCGCCAGGGCGGAGGTGAACAGCAGCCCCGGCAGGATCACCTGGGTCGCCCAGCGCTCCGCGACCTTCCGGCCGAACTCGGAGAGGAACCCGCTCACCATGGCGCGCGCTCACCGGTCGGCGACGAAGCGCAGGGCCTGGTCGTGCACACCGCACGCGGGCAGCTCCGAGGCGGCCGTACGTTCCTCCGCCCGCGGGCACGTGCCCAGCGGGCAGAGGTACACACCGGTGACCCGCGCGGGCCGGTCCTCCGCCACGGGCGTCGGCAGCGTGGTGCGGGACGGGCCCGCGCCGGCCGGCACGTCCTCGTACATCCCCAGCCCGGCCAGCAGTTCGCCGACCGGCTCACCGCGCCGTGCCGCGAGCACCACCTGCTCCACGGCCGCCCGCCGGGCCCGCGAGGCCGGGCCCCGCAGCATGGCCCGGAGCCGGGGCAGCACCGCGCAGAACGCGGCCAGCGCCTCTCGTTCGGACAGCCCGGACCCGTCGGACAGCCCGGACCCGTCGGACCGCTCGGACCGTTCGGATTGTTCGGAATCCCTCGTCACGCGGACGATCCTAGGTGTGAACTCACCGTCATCAACATGTCGTTGGCACCACCCGATACCCCGATCCCGCCGCCTTCGCCGTGTTCCTGCCCTCCGCGGTCAGCACCCCGCGGCACCAGGCGGTCACCGTGCGGCCGTCCTCCGTGATCCGCACGGCGTACGCCACCGGACCGCCCCGGCGCGCCGCCGCCGCGTCCTCGGGCGGTTTGATCGTCCAGCGGGCGCCGACCGTGCCGTGCGGCCCGACCGCGCGGGGGGCCCGGCCCGCCGGAACCGCCCGCCAGCCGGTGGGCAGCACCGGAGGCCGGACCTCCACGGCCAGTTCACGGGCCGCGGTGTTCGCCACGCGCAGCCGTCCGCCGTCGGAGGAGGGGCGCAGCCGTACGATCGACGACGACCGTCCCCAGACCCGCAGCGAGCGCAGCCGGTCGTCGCCGTTGTCGCGCGGATGCAGCATCCACACCCGCACCGCCGACACCTCGACCGGACGTTTGAGGACCACCGACTCCTTGTTGAGCCGACCCGGATGGTCCTGGCCGAGGTCGAAGTGCAGGCTTCCGCGCGGCGGGTTGACCCAGCGCGTTCCGATGCGGTAATCGAGCGTGCTGACCGCGCTCCCGTCCTTCCACTCCTCGTCAATGCGGTGGATCCGCACCGGCGTTCCGAAGTGCAGCACCCACTGGTCCTGGGGGTTGGGGCTGCCCTTGGTCGACCAGCCGTCCCCGTCGTGACCGTCCTGTGCCATCGCCGGTGAGGTGCCCGCGCCGGAGTAGGTCGCCAGCACCCGCGGCCAGTCCGCGCCCGGGGTGTACGCGGCCAGGTCCACGTCGTGGACCGAGTCCGCCAGTGGCCGCCGCCAGGTGTCGTACCTCTCCGGCAGCCCGAAGAACGACCCCGGTGGCAGCGCCCCCGCGATCAGCAGCGCCAGCGCCAACGGCAGGGCCAGCAAACCGGCCAGATGCCCCGTCACCAGGCCGCCGCGCGCCATCCGCGTCCCCCCGGCGGCCGCGCCCTCGCGTCCGCCGGGCACCCAGCCGTCGGGCCGCCGCCGGGCGGAGCGGCGGGCGCTCTCGAGGAGGGTGCGGCGGGTCCGGCTGCGCCGCTCACCCGCCGAGAGCAGCGTCGCCAGCGGCCGCCGGGCGGCCCCCGGCACGGCGTACCGGATCCGCCGCCACCGCCGCTCCGCGGCCAGCGCCCGCCGCTGCCGCAGCGCCAGCCGCTCGGCGGCGGTACGGCGACGGCGCACGGCGGGGCGGGACCCGGGACGTACGGCGGGCCAAGGGAGCCGCCGGCGGCGCGCGACCCCTACCCCGGCGGCCCACAGCAGCAGTTCACCGAGCCGGGGCGCGGCGTCCGCCCCGGCCGCGTCCGCCGTCTCCGCCGTCGGGTCCTCGTCCGCCCCGTCGGTCAGATACCGCACCCGGCCACCGAACCGCTCGACCGTACGCACCAGATTGCCGCCGCCCGAACGCTCCAGCCAGCCGCGGACCCCCGCACCGGACTCCGTCGCCGGGTCCGGCAGCTCGGCGCCGATCAGGGCGCGCCGCACCGCCCGGGACTTCGTCAGCACCACGGCGATCCGCCGGGGCCGCCGCCGGGCCGGGAGGGTGGCGACAACGTGCAGTACGCGTACCACCGTGTCCGACGGATCCTGGGGTGAGACCGGCACCGCCGCGACGGACTCCCGCTCGCCCTCGCCCAGCGAACGCCGCACCGACGGCAGCGCCAGCGCGTCGACCACGAGGACCAGTCCGTCGGCGCGCCGCAGACAGTCCAGCGCGTCCACCGACTCCTGGCGGGTGAACGCCGCGCCGGGCGGATCGTAGACGACCAGCGGCGCGTCGGCCCCGCGCAGCCCGGTCAGCGTGGCGGCGTGCGTCGCGACCGCCTCGGGGCGCAGGGTGCCGCCGAGCGCTTCCACGCGCTCCCGCGCCCGCGCCAGCGCCCGGTAACGGACCACGCTCTGACCGGAGTCGGGCCCTCCCGCCAGCACCACGGTCCGCGTCCGCGCCCGCTCCCGCCCCGTCCGTCGCGGCAGCGGCCGGGCGCAGAACGGACAGGACGTCTCCAGACGGCGCGCCCCGAACACCGGCGAGGCGGGCAGCCGGGCCCCGCAGCGGCAGACATGGCGCAGCGCGCCGTACCCGTTGGGCACCAGCCGCCGGTGGCCCGCCCCGCAGGCCGGACACCGGTGCACCGGCAGCGCCACCGGCCGTCCGCACTCCAGATGCGGGCACACCGCGCCCCGGTCGCGCCGCCACCGCCCGATCCGGTCCACGGCCGCCGGCGGCGCCCACCAGACCACCGCCCGGAGGACGGACACCACCGCCCACAGCGCCAACTGGGCCACCGCCGCCAGCAGACACAGCACGGCGGCGAGCAGGACGACGGGCAGGAAGCCGAGCAGGAAGACCGGATAGCCGAGCCCGGTCCACGCCGCCCGGCGCTGCCCGGACTCCCTTCTGACGTACGCCTGCCGGGCCCCCGTGCGGGCTTCCCGCAGCACCGTGCGCCAGTCCTCGTACGTGGCCCGGTACAGCCGCCGCAGATCGCGGAGGGCAGGCCCGTGGAGATACGCCCGGTACGCGGGCTCGGCCGCGTCGCCTCCGGGCCGGTGGTCGATGGGCGCGGGCGCGGAGACGGCGGCGGGCGGCAGCCGCGAGCCGGTCAGGGCGAGCTGCCGGACGCGCCCGCCGACGGCGAACAGCCCGCCGGTCCGCCCCAGCACCCGCCGCCCCAGCGTCCCCCACAGGATGACCAGATGACGCCCCAGCAGGACCAGGAGCAGCGCGGGCAGATTGAGGCCCAGTGCCACGGCCACCGCGATGGCCTGCGCGGGCAGGATGAACAGCGGCACCGTCTCACCCCTCGCCGCGCCACAGCACACGCCGCAGCAGCCGGCCCGGGGAGATGTCCTCGGGCGGCTCCACGGGCTCCGGCGGCTCCGCGGGCGCGGGGACGGCCAGGTGGCGGACGGCCGCGCAGGTCTCCTCCT
This window contains:
- a CDS encoding discoidin domain-containing protein, with amino-acid sequence MPLFILPAQAIAVAVALGLNLPALLLVLLGRHLVILWGTLGRRVLGRTGGLFAVGGRVRQLALTGSRLPPAAVSAPAPIDHRPGGDAAEPAYRAYLHGPALRDLRRLYRATYEDWRTVLREARTGARQAYVRRESGQRRAAWTGLGYPVFLLGFLPVVLLAAVLCLLAAVAQLALWAVVSVLRAVVWWAPPAAVDRIGRWRRDRGAVCPHLECGRPVALPVHRCPACGAGHRRLVPNGYGALRHVCRCGARLPASPVFGARRLETSCPFCARPLPRRTGRERARTRTVVLAGGPDSGQSVVRYRALARARERVEALGGTLRPEAVATHAATLTGLRGADAPLVVYDPPGAAFTRQESVDALDCLRRADGLVLVVDALALPSVRRSLGEGERESVAAVPVSPQDPSDTVVRVLHVVATLPARRRPRRIAVVLTKSRAVRRALIGAELPDPATESGAGVRGWLERSGGGNLVRTVERFGGRVRYLTDGADEDPTAETADAAGADAAPRLGELLLWAAGVGVARRRRLPWPAVRPGSRPAVRRRRTAAERLALRQRRALAAERRWRRIRYAVPGAARRPLATLLSAGERRSRTRRTLLESARRSARRRPDGWVPGGREGAAAGGTRMARGGLVTGHLAGLLALPLALALLIAGALPPGSFFGLPERYDTWRRPLADSVHDVDLAAYTPGADWPRVLATYSGAGTSPAMAQDGHDGDGWSTKGSPNPQDQWVLHFGTPVRIHRIDEEWKDGSAVSTLDYRIGTRWVNPPRGSLHFDLGQDHPGRLNKESVVLKRPVEVSAVRVWMLHPRDNGDDRLRSLRVWGRSSSIVRLRPSSDGGRLRVANTAARELAVEVRPPVLPTGWRAVPAGRAPRAVGPHGTVGARWTIKPPEDAAAARRGGPVAYAVRITEDGRTVTAWCRGVLTAEGRNTAKAAGSGYRVVPTTC